The proteins below come from a single Rickettsia typhi str. Wilmington genomic window:
- a CDS encoding AsmA family protein has translation MPKALKYSLIIFITIMLLLIIIPFFIPLNNYKGVIIDKVKEATNRNLTINGDIKLSLLPTPAISLSDIKLSSINGTKVPHLVSVEAVKASLRIFPLFRGAIEVALIELQKPIIHLEVLDNGQKNWQLYTSNNNNTINNNETVQSNDTQTELELPILINHFKMIDGKVIYIEKNNEQIFNKINLETNIKSIKGPIDFNIALNALQQQIHIDGHVQEIGQIIPLSTNINLVGAKIKIDGKFDSKNNSFIGNVNVKGNTKTLGMPSDLNNDYTLTMSISAYNKNINIKDARLNYPNIELLANANYGIENNNLESNIIVNPGNIITKIQSNLDKTNILLHADSLKPIFDALKLKTDKLSPIISKKLIFTANVIRKPQAIKLQNINLSATNSHITGEIELKNLIGNIIILHNLKINNFESLMSLIGINNLNKIGILELNGRVQKIKDTFNINNKISAFNTNISIKGDINLATQKPNFNLKLYSPLVNFDKILASNSTINTLNKTNNHSHHNIDTDQNNFPWSNNRINLGFLNEIEGQLSANFDKVTNNSLIINNLKAKLSIIGGKLNINSVNGNIYGGELNSTGYVNSGKEQDVAIKINLKNAYLKRLTAQSGKIKIIDGLLSFKTDLTSHGNSVYTYVNNLNGQFNVNSDNGEISGFDLNQIADAIDNAKNIEGVLRLINSSLSGGSTSFKNLIVNGDIKQGNLNLNKCTLDAAPITASAHGQINLPQYTMNINTNINITELPPITVKLYGSINNMHYKLDTHAIQNYLVKNVFNSVMKDLKNSQQKPENIIKDALGLSKTKDTDVKNESSNIQKSKQVDPVNKLLHKGLKNYLK, from the coding sequence ATGCCTAAAGCTTTAAAATACTCGCTTATTATATTTATAACTATAATGTTATTATTAATAATAATTCCTTTTTTTATTCCTTTAAATAATTATAAAGGAGTAATAATAGATAAAGTTAAAGAGGCTACAAATAGAAATTTAACCATTAACGGCGATATAAAATTATCTTTACTACCAACTCCTGCAATATCACTATCAGACATTAAATTATCATCAATAAACGGTACAAAAGTACCTCATCTAGTCTCAGTTGAAGCTGTTAAAGCATCATTGAGAATTTTTCCTCTTTTTAGAGGAGCGATTGAAGTAGCTTTGATAGAATTGCAAAAACCTATTATACATCTAGAAGTTTTGGATAATGGACAAAAAAATTGGCAACTTTATACATCTAATAATAACAATACGATAAATAACAATGAAACTGTGCAATCTAATGATACTCAAACTGAATTAGAACTTCCTATTCTAATTAATCATTTTAAAATGATAGACGGTAAAGTAATATATATAGAAAAAAATAATGAGCAAATATTTAATAAAATTAACTTAGAAACTAACATTAAAAGCATTAAAGGTCCTATAGATTTTAATATAGCTTTAAACGCTTTGCAACAGCAAATTCATATAGATGGACATGTTCAAGAAATTGGCCAAATAATTCCATTAAGTACTAATATTAATCTTGTAGGTGCAAAAATTAAAATCGATGGAAAATTTGATAGTAAAAATAATTCTTTTATAGGTAACGTAAATGTTAAAGGTAATACTAAAACTTTAGGTATGCCTTCTGACTTAAATAATGATTACACATTAACTATGTCAATTAGTGCATATAATAAAAACATAAATATCAAGGATGCTAGACTTAATTATCCAAATATAGAATTACTAGCAAATGCCAATTATGGTATTGAGAATAATAATCTAGAATCAAATATCATTGTAAATCCAGGCAACATTATAACAAAGATTCAATCTAATTTAGATAAAACGAATATTCTGTTACATGCTGATAGTTTAAAACCTATATTTGATGCTTTAAAGCTAAAAACAGATAAATTATCACCTATTATTAGCAAAAAACTTATATTCACTGCTAATGTAATTAGAAAGCCTCAAGCAATAAAATTGCAAAATATTAATTTATCAGCTACAAATAGCCATATTACTGGAGAGATTGAGCTTAAGAATTTGATTGGAAATATCATTATATTACATAATCTAAAAATTAATAATTTTGAATCATTGATGTCTCTTATTGGGATAAATAATTTAAATAAAATTGGAATATTGGAGTTAAACGGTAGAGTACAAAAAATTAAAGATACGTTCAATATTAATAATAAAATATCTGCTTTTAATACCAACATATCTATTAAAGGCGATATTAATTTAGCAACTCAAAAACCTAATTTTAATCTTAAATTATACAGTCCATTAGTTAATTTTGATAAAATCCTTGCAAGTAACAGCACTATTAATACTTTAAATAAAACTAATAATCATTCTCATCACAATATAGATACTGATCAAAATAATTTTCCTTGGTCAAATAATCGTATTAATTTAGGATTTTTAAATGAAATTGAAGGTCAATTATCAGCAAATTTTGATAAAGTAACAAATAACTCATTAATAATAAATAATTTAAAAGCAAAATTAAGTATAATCGGCGGTAAGCTAAATATTAATTCAGTTAATGGAAACATTTATGGTGGTGAGTTAAATAGCACAGGTTATGTAAATTCAGGAAAAGAACAAGATGTTGCAATCAAAATCAATTTAAAAAATGCATATCTCAAAAGATTAACAGCACAATCTGGTAAAATAAAAATAATAGATGGGCTATTAAGCTTTAAAACTGATCTCACTTCTCACGGTAATAGCGTTTATACATATGTTAACAATCTAAATGGACAGTTTAATGTAAATAGTGATAACGGGGAAATAAGTGGGTTTGATTTAAACCAAATCGCAGATGCTATTGATAATGCTAAAAATATAGAAGGAGTATTAAGACTTATTAACAGTTCCTTGAGCGGCGGATCGACATCTTTTAAAAATTTAATTGTCAACGGGGATATAAAGCAAGGTAACCTAAATTTAAATAAATGTACTTTAGATGCTGCACCAATTACGGCAAGTGCACACGGACAGATTAACTTACCTCAATATACTATGAATATTAATACAAATATTAATATTACTGAGTTGCCTCCTATAACTGTGAAACTATATGGATCTATAAACAATATGCATTATAAACTAGATACTCATGCTATTCAAAATTATTTAGTTAAAAACGTCTTTAATAGTGTCATGAAAGATCTAAAAAATAGCCAGCAGAAACCTGAAAATATTATTAAAGATGCTTTAGGCCTGAGTAAAACAAAAGATACAGATGTAAAAAACGAAAGTAGCAATATCCAGAAAAGCAAGCAAGTAGATCCTGTAAACAAACTATTACACAAAGGATTAAAAAATTATTTGAAATAA
- the rpsD gene encoding 30S ribosomal protein S4 produces the protein MTKIVRSKYKASRRLGVSLWGDSKDAFNTRNYRPGQHGQNTMIKTSDYGLHLKAKQRLKCYYGRVTEKQFRNTFALAQRMQGNTGENFIGLLESRLDTVVYRMNIAPTIFAARQLVSHGHIKLNGKKADIASIRLKEGDIIEIKESIQQIPLIQESIAKQGQTTPKYLSFDVSSLTGKYLRVPALSDVPYPFEAEVHLVIELYSR, from the coding sequence GTGACAAAAATTGTTCGTTCTAAATATAAAGCTAGTAGAAGACTTGGGGTAAGTCTATGGGGTGATAGTAAAGATGCTTTCAATACACGAAATTATCGTCCTGGGCAACATGGGCAGAATACAATGATTAAAACCTCAGATTATGGTTTACATTTAAAAGCTAAACAAAGATTGAAATGCTACTACGGTCGTGTTACTGAAAAACAATTTAGAAATACTTTTGCACTTGCTCAAAGAATGCAAGGTAATACTGGTGAAAACTTTATTGGGTTACTTGAAAGCAGGCTTGATACTGTTGTTTATAGAATGAATATCGCACCTACGATTTTTGCTGCGAGGCAGTTAGTATCCCACGGACATATTAAATTAAACGGCAAAAAAGCCGATATAGCAAGCATAAGACTAAAGGAAGGTGATATTATAGAAATTAAAGAATCAATACAACAAATACCACTTATTCAAGAATCTATTGCAAAGCAAGGTCAAACAACACCAAAGTATTTATCATTTGATGTATCTTCATTAACAGGTAAATATTTAAGAGTTCCAGCTCTTTCTGACGTTCCATATCCTTTTGAAGCAGAAGTACACTTAGTAATTGAGTTATATTCTCGTTAA
- a CDS encoding glycosyltransferase family 4 protein — MPALKSHKRYNKYTILQVVPALVSGGVERGTIEVAKYLKILGHTPIIISSGGTLVKELDKEDILHIEMNSSSKNPCIIVNNAKLIAEIIKKYNIDIVHTRSRAPAWSSYLATKWTNAKFLTTFHGVYNIPNSFKKYYNSVMLKGEKVIAVSNFVKRYLLQNYKIDEDKIVVIERGVNCDYFDPANLTPEKLKKCSDKYDAPSNVPIILMPSRMTSWKGHLVLVEALSKLKHREFYCLMVGDISRHPNFTNRVKELIATLKLQNKIQIFGNDSDIISLYGISDIIVSASIEPEAFGRTIIEGQAMKKLVIATNLGGAVETINNNITGFHVEPNNAEALAQKIDYCFSILGTDSAKKIQEAARHTVIDNFSLDLMLRKNLEVYKAILKNSY; from the coding sequence ATGCCTGCATTAAAGTCACATAAACGATACAATAAATATACTATTTTGCAAGTAGTTCCTGCTCTTGTTTCGGGCGGAGTTGAACGAGGGACTATAGAAGTTGCAAAATATCTTAAAATTCTTGGTCATACTCCTATAATAATTTCATCAGGAGGTACTCTAGTGAAAGAGTTAGATAAGGAAGATATATTACATATTGAAATGAATAGTAGCAGTAAAAATCCTTGTATTATTGTTAATAATGCAAAATTGATAGCAGAGATAATCAAAAAATATAATATTGATATAGTCCATACAAGATCAAGGGCTCCTGCATGGAGCTCGTATCTAGCAACAAAATGGACAAATGCTAAATTTCTTACTACTTTTCATGGGGTTTATAATATTCCAAATAGTTTTAAAAAATATTATAATAGTGTAATGCTCAAAGGTGAGAAAGTGATCGCTGTATCTAATTTTGTAAAACGGTATTTGCTTCAAAACTATAAAATTGATGAAGATAAAATAGTAGTAATTGAACGTGGAGTAAATTGCGATTATTTTGATCCAGCAAATTTAACGCCAGAAAAACTTAAAAAATGTAGTGATAAATATGATGCACCAAGTAATGTGCCTATAATATTAATGCCTTCTAGAATGACTAGCTGGAAAGGACATCTTGTGTTAGTAGAAGCATTAAGTAAGTTAAAACATAGAGAGTTTTATTGTTTAATGGTCGGTGATATATCTAGGCATCCCAATTTTACTAATAGAGTAAAAGAGCTTATAGCTACTCTAAAACTTCAAAATAAAATTCAAATTTTCGGTAATGATTCTGATATAATAAGCCTATATGGGATTTCTGATATTATTGTTTCTGCCTCAATCGAGCCTGAAGCTTTTGGACGTACTATTATAGAAGGGCAGGCTATGAAGAAGCTTGTTATTGCTACTAATCTTGGTGGAGCAGTAGAAACAATAAATAATAATATCACTGGTTTTCATGTAGAACCAAATAATGCTGAAGCGTTAGCACAGAAAATTGATTATTGTTTCTCGATTTTAGGTACTGATTCTGCTAAGAAAATACAAGAAGCCGCGCGGCATACTGTAATTGATAATTTTTCTCTTGATTTGATGCTCAGAAAAAATCTTGAAGTCTATAAAGCAATTTTAAAAAACTCTTATTAG